A stretch of the Lolium perenne isolate Kyuss_39 chromosome 3, Kyuss_2.0, whole genome shotgun sequence genome encodes the following:
- the LOC127341676 gene encoding uncharacterized protein has product MVGGGRRGGAADDSKLNTGNVFAALETLKKKKKGDKAKGGASSKAKDQQPSQQQQQKELFWAPAPVTTNWADVEDEDDDDYYATTAPPALFGNHHGAAESKEDDEEDEDDAVHAALQEEIESEDEEHDDEAEDGAEDEAEQEVEAADPALKKAPAAPKETERQLSKKELKKKELAELDAVLAELGISENPSDAAQDGSNADKKGANQTGDGEKKEDVPAPSESKNAKKKKKNKDKSAKEAKEAAEVSEETASAEPDEDTSAVDMKERLKKMASMKKKKSGKESDTAGKMAAAEAAARTARLAAAKKKEKSHYNQQPVR; this is encoded by the exons ATGGTCGGAGGCGGCAGGAGGGGCGGCGCGGCGGACGACTCGAAGCTCAACACCGGCAACGTGTTCGCGGCGCTCGAGAcgctcaagaagaagaagaagggcgacAAGGCAAAAGGCGGCGCCTCCTCCAAGGCCAAGGACCAGCAGCcctcgcagcagcagcagcagaaggAGCTCTTCTGGGCGCCCGCCCCCGTCACCACCAACTGGGCCGAcgtcgaggacgaggacgacgacgactactACGCCACCACCGCGCCCCCGGCCCTCTTCGGGAACCACCACGGCGCCGCCGAATCcaaggaggacgacgaggaggacgaggacgatgcCGTCCACGCCGCGCTGCAGGAG GAAATAGAGAGTGAGGATGAGGAGCATGATGATGAGGCTGAGGATGGTGCTGAGGATGAAGCTGAGCAAGAAGTGGAAGCTGCCGATCCTGCTCTGAAGAAAGCTCCAGCAGCACCCAAAGAGACAGAAAGACAGCTGTCCAAAAAGGAGTTGAAAAAGAAGGAACTGGCAGAACTTGATGCTGTGTTAGCTGAGTTGGGAATCTCTGAAAACCCAAGCGACGCTGCACAAGATGGAAGCAATG CTGATAAGAAGGGTGCAAATCAAACTGGCGATGGAGAGAAAAAGGAGGACGTGCCTGCTCCTTCAGAGAGCAAGaatgccaagaagaagaagaagaacaaggacaagAGCGCAAAGGAGGCGAAAGAAGCTGCTGAAGTGTCAGAGGAGACTGCAAGTGCAGAACCTGATGAAGACACCAGTGCTGTGGACATGAAGGAGCGCCTAAAGAAGATGGcctcaatgaagaagaagaagtctGGCAAAGAGTCGGACACAGCTGGTAAAATGGCTGCCGCGGAGGCGGCAGCTAGGACCGCCAGGCTCGCGGcggcaaagaagaaggagaagagccaTTACAACCAGCAACCCGTGCGGTAA